A region from the Streptomyces sp. 3214.6 genome encodes:
- a CDS encoding carboxymuconolactone decarboxylase family protein, producing the protein MDARINYFGNALAGKVMKHLNSAASVVHSALPAATVELVNIRASQINGCGFCTDMHTKDAIAAGEDQQRLNLVAAWREATVFTDAERAALELAEQGTRTADAANGVSDEAWANAAKHYDEDQLAALISLIAVINAYNRINVINQQPAGGYKPGMFG; encoded by the coding sequence GTGGACGCACGTATCAACTACTTCGGCAACGCCCTTGCGGGCAAGGTCATGAAGCACCTGAACTCGGCCGCCAGTGTGGTGCACTCGGCACTTCCGGCAGCCACCGTGGAGCTGGTGAACATCCGTGCCAGCCAGATCAACGGCTGCGGTTTCTGCACCGACATGCACACCAAGGACGCCATCGCCGCGGGCGAGGACCAGCAGCGTCTGAACCTCGTGGCCGCGTGGCGTGAGGCCACCGTCTTCACCGACGCCGAGCGTGCGGCGCTGGAGCTGGCCGAGCAGGGCACCCGCACCGCGGACGCCGCGAACGGTGTGTCGGACGAGGCATGGGCGAACGCCGCGAAGCACTACGACGAGGACCAGCTCGCCGCGCTGATCTCTCTGATCGCCGTCATCAACGCCTACAACCGCATCAATGTCATCAACCAGCAGCCCGCGGGCGGTTACAAGCCCGGCATGTTCGGCTGA
- a CDS encoding cupin domain-containing protein, translating into MSDIGHHGHGHGHGDGSEDGPSWTRAAELLQDAAPITVPEGASAMTIHVHWEPGDPGTPPHRHSGPAFGYVTKGAVRFELEGEPERVVEAGGTFWEPGGDAIHYQDGNALADETTEFVVTMMCAPGKPMLELVDEEELKQRAHLRAPRPTA; encoded by the coding sequence ATGTCGGATATCGGACACCATGGGCATGGGCATGGGCATGGGGATGGCAGCGAGGACGGGCCGAGTTGGACCAGGGCGGCGGAGCTGCTGCAGGATGCCGCGCCGATCACCGTTCCGGAGGGTGCCTCGGCCATGACCATTCATGTGCACTGGGAGCCTGGGGACCCGGGCACTCCGCCGCATCGTCACTCCGGCCCGGCGTTCGGGTACGTCACCAAGGGTGCGGTGCGTTTCGAGCTGGAGGGGGAGCCGGAGCGTGTCGTCGAGGCGGGCGGCACGTTCTGGGAGCCGGGCGGTGACGCGATTCATTACCAGGACGGCAACGCCCTGGCCGACGAGACGACCGAGTTCGTGGTCACCATGATGTGCGCGCCGGGCAAGCCCATGCTCGAACTCGTCGACGAAGAGGAACTCAAGCAGCGCGCCCACCTCCGGGCCCCGCGACCCACCGCCTGA
- a CDS encoding alpha/beta hydrolase yields MSDTILEPAAQEFADATAKPPLLYELGVDGARKLLDDVQAQPIEKLDVDEKWITVPAHVGDVRVRIVKPVGSSGVLPVILYVHGGGWILGNAGTHDRLVRELAVGAKAALVFVEYDRSPEAKYPVAIEQAYATAQWITAKGSEESLDGSRLVVAGDSVGGNMTAALTHMAKQRGDVTFLHQSLYYPVTDAAQDTESYKTFAHGPHLTAKAMEWFWDAYTTDPAERAQITASPLRATLEDLQGLPPALVIVDENDVLRDEGEAYARKLIQAGVPTTSIRYNASLHDFMMLNTVRGTQASSAAIEQAIHVLRKALGTN; encoded by the coding sequence GTGAGTGACACCATTCTCGAGCCCGCCGCGCAGGAGTTCGCCGACGCGACCGCCAAACCGCCGCTGCTGTACGAGCTCGGCGTCGACGGTGCCCGCAAGCTGCTCGATGACGTGCAGGCCCAGCCCATCGAGAAGCTCGACGTGGACGAGAAGTGGATCACCGTCCCCGCCCACGTGGGTGACGTGAGGGTGCGCATCGTCAAGCCTGTCGGCAGCAGCGGCGTGCTGCCCGTGATCCTGTACGTGCACGGCGGCGGCTGGATTCTGGGCAACGCCGGTACACACGACCGTCTGGTGCGCGAGCTGGCAGTGGGGGCGAAGGCGGCCCTGGTGTTCGTCGAATACGACCGTTCACCCGAGGCGAAGTACCCCGTCGCCATCGAGCAGGCCTACGCCACCGCCCAGTGGATCACCGCGAAGGGGAGCGAGGAATCCCTCGACGGGTCCCGCCTCGTCGTCGCCGGTGACTCCGTCGGCGGCAACATGACCGCGGCCCTCACCCACATGGCCAAGCAGCGCGGTGACGTGACCTTCCTGCACCAGTCGCTGTACTACCCCGTCACCGACGCGGCCCAGGACACCGAGAGTTACAAGACCTTCGCCCATGGACCGCACCTGACGGCGAAGGCCATGGAATGGTTCTGGGACGCCTACACCACCGACCCGGCCGAGCGCGCCCAGATCACCGCGTCCCCCCTGCGCGCCACACTGGAGGACCTCCAGGGTCTGCCGCCGGCGCTCGTCATCGTCGACGAGAACGACGTACTGCGTGACGAGGGTGAAGCGTACGCCCGCAAGCTCATCCAGGCCGGCGTGCCGACCACGAGCATCCGCTACAACGCCAGCCTGCACGACTTCATGATGCTGAACACGGTCCGCGGCACCCAGGCCTCGAGCGCGGCGATCGAGCAGGCCATCCACGTGCTGCGCAAGGCCCTGGGAACCAACTGA
- a CDS encoding alpha/beta fold hydrolase, producing the protein MSALKPTIVLVHGAFADSSSWNGVVERLQSHDYPVVAASNPLRGLAGDADHVRQLVASIDGPVVLVGHSYGGSVISNAATGLNNVKALVYVAAFLPDEGESAVTLSGKFPGSTLGETLRPVPVTLPDGRQVADLYIEQSKFHDQFAADVPDDTAAVMAAIQRPVTDAALAEGASAPAWKDLPAWVLVATEDRNIPPQVQTFMAERAKATFVSLNASHAVSVSHPGDVARLINEAAQATA; encoded by the coding sequence GTGAGTGCACTGAAACCAACCATCGTCCTCGTCCACGGCGCCTTCGCGGACTCCTCCAGCTGGAACGGCGTCGTCGAAAGGCTCCAGTCCCACGACTATCCGGTGGTGGCCGCCAGCAACCCGCTGCGCGGACTGGCCGGAGACGCCGATCACGTCAGGCAACTCGTGGCCTCCATCGACGGCCCGGTCGTCCTCGTCGGCCACTCCTACGGCGGGTCGGTCATCAGCAACGCCGCGACGGGACTGAACAACGTCAAGGCGCTCGTCTACGTCGCGGCCTTCCTGCCCGACGAGGGGGAGAGCGCGGTCACCCTGTCGGGCAAGTTCCCCGGCAGCACTCTCGGAGAGACGCTGCGCCCGGTACCGGTCACGCTGCCCGACGGAAGGCAGGTCGCGGATCTCTATATCGAGCAGAGCAAGTTTCACGACCAGTTCGCCGCCGACGTTCCCGACGACACGGCGGCGGTCATGGCCGCCATCCAACGTCCCGTGACCGATGCGGCGCTGGCTGAGGGCGCTTCAGCCCCTGCGTGGAAGGACCTTCCGGCGTGGGTTCTCGTGGCCACCGAGGACCGGAACATTCCGCCGCAGGTGCAGACCTTCATGGCTGAGCGTGCGAAGGCCACGTTCGTGAGCCTCAACGCCTCCCACGCGGTCAGTGTCTCGCATCCCGGTGATGTCGCCCGCCTGATCAACGAGGCGGCGCAGGCGACCGCCTGA
- a CDS encoding ferritin-like domain-containing protein, translating to MNHDEVSHVSQATAARIETLDSLREHLQWAIELEHATLPPYLCALYSLDPQSNPDAAQAVGSVFVEEMIHLALAANLLNAVGGEPQLDPAKLLQRHPRPLPHGDRSLQLSLVPFGAEALEMFLRLEQPAAPSAPPEGDNYETIGQFYDAIEEGLRHLCAELGETEVFCGDGARQVTAGPFAHTGGTLTAVTDLASALAALEEIVEQGEGTARGEVWDGDRDIFHPDRDEVSHYYRFQELKLGRRYLRGDTPQSGPTGETVAIDPDGVLPMRPNPLLADHPVGSPIRKAQEKFNRTYCQLLQQLEQAFNGSPQLLGAATGTMYALKSEAQNLMTMPDGDDTTAGPTFEYVETRP from the coding sequence GTGAATCACGACGAAGTGTCGCATGTCAGCCAGGCAACAGCAGCACGGATCGAAACGCTCGACAGCCTTCGCGAGCACCTTCAGTGGGCGATCGAACTGGAACACGCCACCCTGCCGCCCTATCTCTGCGCTCTCTACTCTCTCGACCCGCAGAGCAACCCGGACGCCGCCCAAGCGGTCGGCAGCGTCTTCGTCGAGGAGATGATCCACCTGGCACTGGCGGCGAATCTGCTCAACGCGGTCGGCGGGGAGCCTCAGCTGGATCCGGCGAAGCTGCTGCAGCGTCATCCTCGCCCTCTCCCCCATGGCGACCGTTCCCTGCAATTGTCGCTCGTTCCGTTCGGGGCGGAGGCACTCGAGATGTTCCTCCGTCTTGAACAGCCGGCGGCGCCCAGCGCTCCGCCGGAAGGTGACAACTACGAGACGATCGGTCAGTTCTATGACGCGATCGAAGAAGGGCTGCGTCACCTGTGCGCTGAACTCGGGGAGACAGAAGTCTTCTGCGGTGACGGGGCGCGCCAGGTGACAGCTGGTCCCTTCGCCCATACCGGCGGCACCTTGACCGCGGTCACGGACCTCGCTTCAGCGCTCGCCGCCCTGGAGGAAATCGTCGAACAAGGTGAGGGGACGGCACGTGGCGAGGTCTGGGACGGCGACCGAGACATCTTCCATCCCGACCGCGATGAGGTTTCTCATTACTACCGGTTCCAGGAACTGAAGCTCGGACGCCGCTACCTGCGCGGTGACACACCGCAGTCCGGACCCACGGGTGAGACCGTCGCGATCGACCCGGACGGCGTCCTGCCGATGCGCCCCAACCCCCTGCTGGCAGACCATCCCGTGGGCAGCCCCATCCGGAAGGCTCAGGAGAAGTTCAACCGGACGTACTGCCAACTGCTCCAGCAACTCGAACAGGCTTTCAACGGCAGTCCGCAGCTGCTCGGAGCCGCAACGGGCACGATGTACGCACTCAAGTCGGAGGCACAGAATCTGATGACGATGCCCGACGGAGACGACACGACGGCCGGCCCGACATTCGAGTACGTCGAAACCCGGCCCTGA